The Prevotella fusca JCM 17724 genome includes a window with the following:
- a CDS encoding GEVED domain-containing protein has protein sequence MKKKTLLLAALLGLGVLNAGAKDFYEFDNVTAETVLKLFLQAKEAGRNYPTLEEFQSIGVSAADIEFIRSHVRRSELVNPDDRLNPKLYKDRQVFMCTPMGNGSQGSHGYPGNTFGKTDVWTMWNYTASFGSWNHGFFQAPGSWADAAHKNGARLMTGQMFFEEAFGGASDAPWVNFIAQKDASGNYKYVEPMINALMYFGHDGIVYNWEASRYGNADVVAFHKALYKKAKERNFAGYGSLIYTLSSSLGATQAAAVYGTKDEPIHEVFLNYSGGSITNSAESSYNYAANTIGDASRLYAGVHIARINNRNWEELDYVKNINLICWGEHTSNQLYSHTRGDKDSEWQANYQKMQEHFFSGGNSNPANLPTGEADAATYDNNLVTFPGLAKWMPERSAVSRAFLTNFNVGNGEYYYDKGVKTTVGGWYNMSAQDVVPTYRWLIYNAGTTTVNKTLTAAFTHEDAYMGGSCLKLKGAAGSGADVVLYKTGISATAKTKAKVVAKALSGSAELSLLVRAGNEWKTYAVNAVSTSWGEAELDLSGLAGKKIERIGFRVKGSADLLVGKLEVNDGETVQPAKIKEFVLAESVSETESDVTLKLYWTVDGKVDEYGRSFNDDNKIDHFEILMKQNGKEVEVGRTSQWATIVSHLPLSAGQSLEVGVRSVSTDLKTASDILWRTVKKGKPDEIIDPNDTTGQGPHYILNYNKKAPHEREDRYVMHVGLYEHNPATSQDQNLQQFPDNDLTARITKQFYLDKTDEIVFNATAGAVYRPYLSYHGLWMSGYAFIDWNNDGKFSTDGLTFDTWSKPTRTDMCEVVSFSAHSTNEYSWYNSNAKSFDKGTQFPKDDNIKNWMGYFKVPENLKPGLYRMRFKLDWNNLDAGGSDEIRKDGGDIVDVLVNVQAPDGKVKVGAKAQNGKVEVGAQQLTESMNYSAEANKELKVMMTPATDYSVGGIAIKYGYNLENEKGVDAVGNRQWWSEVIKTTDTEYTIPAKAMMGNVLLTPAFVLANGINAVQVTEAEAQANDIYNLNGQLVRRAGSKRQLPHGVYVMKGRKVVF, from the coding sequence ATGAAAAAGAAAACTTTACTTCTTGCAGCACTTCTCGGCTTGGGCGTGCTCAATGCAGGTGCAAAGGACTTCTATGAATTCGACAACGTTACGGCAGAGACGGTTCTGAAGTTGTTCTTGCAGGCAAAGGAAGCAGGTCGCAACTATCCTACTTTGGAGGAGTTCCAGAGTATCGGCGTCTCTGCTGCTGACATCGAGTTCATCCGTTCCCATGTTCGTCGCAGTGAACTGGTGAACCCGGACGACCGTCTCAACCCTAAGCTCTACAAGGACCGTCAGGTGTTCATGTGTACTCCTATGGGTAATGGCTCACAGGGTTCTCATGGCTATCCGGGCAATACATTCGGAAAGACTGACGTGTGGACCATGTGGAACTACACCGCAAGTTTCGGTTCATGGAACCACGGATTCTTCCAGGCTCCGGGCTCATGGGCTGACGCAGCTCACAAGAACGGTGCTCGTCTGATGACAGGACAGATGTTCTTTGAGGAGGCATTCGGTGGTGCCAGTGATGCACCATGGGTGAATTTCATTGCCCAGAAGGATGCAAGTGGCAATTACAAGTATGTAGAGCCGATGATCAATGCACTCATGTACTTCGGTCATGATGGTATTGTTTACAACTGGGAGGCAAGCAGATATGGCAATGCTGATGTCGTTGCATTCCACAAGGCACTCTACAAGAAGGCAAAGGAGCGTAACTTTGCAGGTTACGGCTCTTTGATCTATACATTGAGTTCAAGTCTTGGTGCTACACAGGCTGCAGCTGTTTATGGAACAAAGGATGAGCCGATTCATGAGGTGTTCTTGAATTATTCTGGTGGTTCTATTACCAATTCTGCAGAAAGTTCTTACAATTATGCTGCTAATACTATTGGTGATGCAAGTCGTCTTTATGCCGGTGTGCATATTGCACGCATCAATAATCGTAACTGGGAAGAGCTGGATTATGTAAAGAATATCAACCTCATCTGCTGGGGTGAGCACACAAGCAACCAGCTCTATTCTCATACAAGAGGTGACAAGGATTCTGAATGGCAGGCTAACTATCAGAAGATGCAGGAGCACTTCTTCTCAGGTGGTAACAGCAATCCTGCAAATCTGCCAACAGGTGAAGCTGATGCAGCTACCTATGATAACAATCTGGTGACGTTCCCAGGTCTGGCAAAGTGGATGCCTGAGCGTTCTGCTGTCAGCCGTGCGTTCCTTACAAACTTCAATGTCGGTAATGGTGAGTACTATTACGACAAGGGTGTGAAGACAACAGTCGGCGGATGGTATAACATGTCAGCGCAGGATGTTGTTCCAACTTACCGCTGGTTGATTTACAATGCCGGTACGACTACTGTAAACAAGACTCTTACTGCAGCTTTCACTCACGAGGATGCTTATATGGGTGGTTCTTGTCTGAAGCTGAAGGGTGCTGCTGGCAGTGGTGCTGACGTTGTTCTTTACAAGACCGGCATCTCCGCTACTGCAAAGACAAAGGCTAAGGTGGTTGCGAAGGCACTCTCAGGCAGTGCAGAGCTTTCACTGCTCGTCCGTGCAGGCAATGAGTGGAAGACATACGCTGTGAACGCTGTCAGTACATCTTGGGGTGAGGCAGAACTCGACCTGAGCGGTCTGGCTGGCAAGAAGATTGAGCGTATCGGTTTCCGTGTAAAGGGTAGTGCTGACCTGCTGGTTGGTAAACTTGAGGTAAACGACGGTGAGACCGTCCAGCCTGCAAAGATCAAGGAATTCGTCTTGGCTGAGTCAGTTTCTGAGACTGAGAGCGATGTTACCTTGAAACTTTACTGGACTGTTGACGGTAAGGTTGACGAGTACGGTCGTTCTTTCAATGATGACAATAAGATTGATCACTTCGAGATCCTTATGAAGCAGAATGGCAAGGAGGTTGAGGTCGGACGCACTTCCCAGTGGGCTACCATCGTTTCACACCTTCCTCTGTCAGCCGGTCAGTCTCTTGAGGTTGGTGTCCGCTCTGTATCAACAGACTTGAAGACCGCTTCAGATATCTTATGGCGTACTGTTAAGAAGGGCAAGCCAGATGAGATCATTGATCCGAATGATACAACAGGACAGGGACCTCACTATATTTTGAACTACAACAAGAAGGCCCCTCATGAGCGTGAGGACCGTTACGTAATGCACGTTGGTCTGTATGAGCACAATCCTGCTACAAGTCAGGACCAGAACCTGCAGCAGTTCCCTGACAATGACCTGACAGCTCGTATCACCAAGCAGTTCTATTTGGACAAGACTGATGAAATCGTCTTCAATGCGACAGCTGGTGCTGTTTATCGCCCATATCTGTCTTACCACGGTCTTTGGATGAGCGGTTATGCTTTCATCGACTGGAATAATGACGGTAAGTTCTCAACTGATGGACTCACATTTGACACCTGGTCTAAGCCTACCAGAACTGATATGTGTGAGGTTGTAAGTTTCTCTGCCCATAGCACGAACGAGTATAGCTGGTATAACAGCAATGCGAAGTCATTTGACAAGGGTACACAGTTCCCTAAGGATGATAACATCAAGAACTGGATGGGTTACTTCAAGGTGCCTGAGAACCTCAAGCCGGGTCTCTACCGTATGCGTTTCAAGCTCGACTGGAACAACCTTGATGCTGGTGGTAGCGATGAAATCCGCAAGGACGGTGGTGACATCGTTGACGTTCTCGTAAACGTACAGGCTCCTGACGGAAAGGTCAAGGTAGGTGCCAAGGCACAGAACGGTAAGGTTGAAGTCGGTGCACAGCAGCTTACTGAGAGCATGAACTATTCAGCTGAAGCCAACAAGGAGCTGAAGGTGATGATGACTCCTGCAACAGATTATTCTGTTGGTGGTATTGCTATCAAGTATGGTTACAACCTCGAGAACGAGAAGGGTGTTGATGCTGTCGGCAACCGCCAGTGGTGGTCTGAGGTGATCAAGACTACCGATACAGAATATACTATCCCTGCCAAGGCTATGATGGGTAACGTATTGCTTACTCCGGCATTCGTCCTGGCAAATGGTATCAATGCTGTTCAGGTGACTGAAGCTGAGGCACAGGCTAATGACATCTACAACCTCAATGGTCAGCTTGTACGCCGTGCAGGCAGCAAGCGTCAGTTGCCACATGGTGTATATGTTATGAAGGGTCGCAAGGTTGTCTTCTAA
- a CDS encoding endonuclease/exonuclease/phosphatase family protein codes for MYRLTTLILAMLLTCSLAAQRLYVGTYNIRYNNPNDQKEGNAWAQRCPQLCDFINFEQPAVFGTQEVLAAQLRDLMQGLEGYDYIGVGRDDGREEGEYAAIFYRKDLLKLVDSGNFWLSQTPERPSLGWDAACIRICTWGKFEDRVTGKQFYFFNTHMDHVGTVARRESARLILQRIGQIAKAQPTILTGDFNVDQTDEVYEIFSRSGILRDCYANARQRMAPTGTWNDFMQDSCSNARIDHVFVSSDFDIPHYAIFTNSYWLGRSRRNISDHYPVMVKLSFLQRSTSAK; via the coding sequence ATGTACAGACTGACTACACTCATCCTTGCAATGCTGCTTACCTGCAGCCTCGCTGCCCAGCGGCTCTATGTGGGCACGTATAACATCCGGTATAATAACCCGAATGACCAGAAGGAAGGCAATGCGTGGGCACAACGCTGCCCGCAGCTGTGCGACTTCATCAACTTTGAACAGCCTGCCGTCTTCGGCACACAGGAGGTGCTTGCCGCCCAGCTGCGTGACCTCATGCAGGGGCTGGAGGGATATGACTACATCGGTGTGGGGCGTGATGACGGCAGGGAAGAGGGCGAATATGCGGCAATATTCTATCGGAAAGACCTGCTGAAACTGGTGGACAGCGGTAACTTCTGGCTCTCACAGACGCCCGAACGCCCCTCACTGGGATGGGATGCTGCCTGCATCCGCATCTGTACGTGGGGGAAGTTTGAGGACAGGGTGACGGGAAAGCAGTTCTACTTCTTCAATACCCACATGGATCACGTGGGAACTGTGGCACGGCGGGAGAGTGCACGCCTCATCCTGCAACGCATCGGGCAGATTGCCAAGGCGCAGCCAACGATTCTGACGGGCGACTTCAACGTTGACCAGACGGACGAGGTTTACGAGATATTCTCCCGTTCGGGCATCCTGCGCGACTGCTATGCCAATGCCCGACAGCGCATGGCACCCACCGGTACGTGGAACGACTTTATGCAGGACAGCTGCAGCAATGCACGCATTGACCACGTCTTCGTCTCCTCCGACTTCGATATTCCGCATTATGCCATCTTCACCAACAGCTACTGGCTCGGCAGGTCACGCCGCAACATCTCTGACCATTACCCCGTCATGGTAAAGCTGTCATTCCTTCAACGCAGCACGTCAGCGAAGTAA
- a CDS encoding endo-beta-N-acetylglucosaminidase, with translation MKKKSTLAAMLMAALLSGSPLAANAQTYDFSKVDWTKMVEVFADALGKGEQYPTDQEIMKLGISRADLEFMRSHVKQRQRVDNTNRLLSNTYAGRKLWMNTPMGSGSGGDAGYPTGSFHSDVFSLWNYTAMWGSWNHSIGQVPGSWTDAAHKNGCDMLGGTVFFDASHGDLGAYRVWKKYTNTHDATGYNGYKYVKPLVNMLRYFGVDGININWEAGSPSESMGFHKACYAYAKETGFDNFHIGLYTTSTTLSSGNVAAHYADNDEQACDAMLNYGGERSIDQSQRVAKEHNPKLGASGVWQGFWIVNMNKGWEDLDEGKEVNLCLWGEHKDSRFWSYNSGAGTMEQQANYQSFLERAFSGGNRNPLNRPEIKEDGNEMEWSGSTPPLSTFAGFSTWIPERSTVQGKFPFATNFSLGNGDRYNYRGKMASGAWYNMSAQDVVPTYRWLVVNAGQDTYSNALTVNFSHKDSYNGGSCLQLQGDASQATDVILYKTDITPNDAANYALVSIKGAGERAEGIVESNLYLILKVNGAWKEYKVPDNTGKSWQEHRIALNLNATDKITNIGFRVKGGANKYNMYVGSLELNDGNKVTPTAIKDLNVKKTSETPSTMDVKLDWSVNANANKYGLVYNDDANIDHFEILFKDGANGKVSEVGRTSQWATLIPALNVKTATEPYIGVVAVAKDLKSHSEILWQRLEKDATVEEDPFGTYGQSSLDVNAQGYQTALKLRGVQHFKTTGAEGNINFQQTYDEFKAANKDGKAKYLNYRHVDNLTLKVKQGQTIEFRLKGFNGEELGLGKDDCRYCFVGGWMDFDGSGTFNYGKGMEEQPFWLPLYDNTTQDDAVYKFDETTKDGTEAYGERVFRHGSLRKGNLTFVKGEGLKGKIKIPADAHVGKSRLRIVYSDAWFPGQFTPTANNNKGYTLDIDVEISGDESIQRGEKDLHDKGDLEDWNVVTEITEVATDNSGSVQVVNGNLVFKGVKSATIYTVDGMLVKTLTKPTVVRGNELGRGVFLVKTGANKTTKVIL, from the coding sequence ATGAAGAAGAAATCTACTTTAGCAGCAATGTTGATGGCAGCATTGTTGAGTGGAAGCCCACTTGCTGCTAACGCACAGACTTACGACTTCAGTAAGGTGGACTGGACCAAGATGGTTGAGGTCTTTGCTGATGCTCTGGGAAAAGGTGAGCAGTACCCAACTGATCAGGAAATCATGAAGTTAGGTATTTCAAGAGCAGACCTTGAGTTTATGCGTTCACACGTGAAGCAGCGTCAGCGTGTAGACAACACCAATCGTCTCTTATCTAACACTTATGCTGGACGTAAGCTGTGGATGAATACGCCGATGGGCAGTGGTTCAGGTGGCGATGCAGGTTATCCTACAGGCAGCTTCCATAGCGACGTGTTCTCTTTGTGGAACTATACCGCTATGTGGGGATCATGGAACCACAGCATTGGTCAGGTTCCTGGTTCATGGACTGACGCAGCGCACAAGAACGGTTGTGATATGTTAGGCGGTACTGTATTCTTCGATGCATCACATGGTGACTTGGGTGCATATCGTGTATGGAAGAAGTATACAAATACTCATGATGCTACAGGTTATAATGGGTATAAGTATGTTAAGCCATTGGTAAACATGCTCCGTTATTTCGGTGTAGACGGTATCAATATCAACTGGGAGGCTGGTTCTCCTTCTGAAAGCATGGGATTCCACAAGGCTTGTTATGCTTATGCAAAGGAAACTGGCTTCGATAATTTCCATATCGGTCTTTACACTACAAGTACAACGTTGAGTAGCGGTAACGTTGCTGCACATTATGCAGACAATGACGAGCAGGCTTGTGATGCTATGTTGAACTATGGTGGTGAAAGGTCTATTGACCAAAGTCAAAGAGTAGCAAAAGAGCATAATCCTAAGCTGGGTGCTTCTGGTGTATGGCAGGGTTTCTGGATTGTGAACATGAATAAAGGCTGGGAAGATCTTGATGAAGGAAAAGAAGTTAACCTTTGTCTCTGGGGTGAGCATAAGGACAGCCGTTTCTGGAGCTATAACTCTGGTGCAGGCACTATGGAGCAGCAGGCTAATTACCAGTCATTCCTGGAGCGTGCTTTCAGCGGTGGTAACCGTAACCCATTGAACAGACCAGAAATTAAAGAGGATGGTAACGAGATGGAGTGGTCAGGTTCTACTCCTCCATTGTCAACCTTCGCAGGTTTCTCAACTTGGATTCCAGAGCGTTCAACTGTTCAGGGCAAGTTCCCATTTGCTACAAACTTCAGTCTTGGTAACGGTGACCGTTATAACTATCGTGGTAAGATGGCTTCTGGTGCATGGTATAACATGTCTGCACAGGACGTAGTTCCTACTTACCGTTGGTTGGTAGTTAATGCAGGTCAGGATACATATAGCAATGCCCTTACAGTAAACTTCTCTCATAAGGATTCTTACAATGGTGGTTCTTGCTTGCAGTTGCAGGGTGATGCTTCACAAGCAACTGACGTTATTCTTTACAAGACTGATATCACACCAAATGATGCTGCTAATTACGCTTTGGTATCTATTAAGGGTGCTGGTGAGCGTGCAGAAGGTATAGTAGAGAGTAATCTTTATCTTATTCTTAAGGTGAATGGTGCTTGGAAGGAGTATAAGGTTCCTGACAACACCGGCAAGTCTTGGCAGGAGCATCGCATTGCTTTGAACCTCAATGCAACAGATAAGATTACAAACATCGGTTTCCGTGTTAAGGGTGGTGCGAATAAGTACAATATGTATGTAGGTTCATTGGAGCTTAATGATGGTAATAAGGTTACTCCAACAGCTATCAAGGATCTGAATGTCAAGAAGACCAGCGAGACTCCTTCTACTATGGATGTGAAGTTGGATTGGAGCGTTAATGCCAATGCTAACAAGTATGGTCTTGTTTACAATGACGATGCTAACATCGACCACTTTGAAATCCTCTTCAAGGATGGTGCAAACGGTAAGGTTTCTGAGGTAGGTCGTACTTCACAGTGGGCTACTCTGATTCCTGCATTGAATGTTAAGACTGCTACAGAACCTTATATCGGTGTTGTAGCTGTAGCTAAGGACTTGAAGAGCCATTCAGAAATTCTCTGGCAGCGTCTTGAGAAGGATGCTACTGTAGAGGAAGATCCATTCGGTACTTATGGTCAGTCATCTCTTGATGTGAATGCACAGGGTTATCAGACTGCTCTCAAACTTCGTGGTGTTCAGCATTTCAAGACAACAGGTGCAGAGGGTAATATCAATTTCCAGCAGACTTATGATGAATTCAAGGCTGCAAATAAGGATGGTAAGGCTAAGTATCTGAACTATCGCCATGTTGACAACTTGACATTGAAGGTTAAACAAGGTCAGACTATTGAATTCAGATTGAAGGGATTTAATGGTGAAGAACTTGGCTTAGGTAAGGACGACTGCCGTTATTGCTTCGTAGGTGGATGGATGGACTTCGATGGAAGTGGTACATTCAACTATGGTAAGGGTATGGAAGAACAGCCATTCTGGTTGCCACTCTATGATAATACAACTCAGGACGATGCTGTGTATAAGTTTGATGAAACAACAAAGGATGGTACAGAGGCTTATGGTGAGCGTGTCTTCCGTCATGGTTCACTCCGCAAGGGTAACCTTACTTTTGTTAAGGGTGAAGGTCTGAAGGGTAAGATTAAGATTCCTGCAGATGCTCACGTAGGTAAGAGCCGTCTCCGTATCGTTTACTCTGATGCTTGGTTCCCAGGTCAGTTCACTCCAACTGCTAACAACAACAAGGGTTACACCTTGGATATTGATGTAGAGATTTCTGGTGATGAGTCAATCCAGCGTGGTGAGAAGGATCTTCACGACAAGGGTGACTTGGAGGACTGGAACGTTGTAACTGAGATTACTGAGGTTGCTACTGACAATTCTGGTTCTGTACAGGTTGTTAACGGTAACTTGGTATTCAAGGGTGTTAAGTCAGCTACTATCTACACAGTTGATGGTATGTTGGTTAAGACCTTGACTAAGCCGACAGTTGTTCGTGGCAACGAGCTTGGCAGAGGTGTATTCCTCGTTAAGACTGGTGCTAACAAGACAACAAAGGTTATTCTCTAA